The following proteins come from a genomic window of Anopheles ziemanni chromosome 3, idAnoZiCoDA_A2_x.2, whole genome shotgun sequence:
- the LOC131289514 gene encoding T-box transcription factor TBX5 — MMHHLDFSNGHRHGDGMVGMSGGPPGAMLHESFSSLVGTVPTTADLNGADFLHHYGPTVDYWNPVAYKNGTNPMKAMEACLQNANKGQYNPLEQVEQLSISCDSESQNASPLQNGNHCLQASVQGSATLNGLNGLNLGVLNNNNTISSNKNLLESRNQAKGQQRASGESRSRVTRSRRTAVVTSNAADECSPAEEDNDERTGTDQDECTRTDEEDVGGSDEDTGGGGGGGVGGGRRESIIQNGSNGHRTSTKHSLVAPSSAALGNNNKKGQPEADKPYHASLASAVVTLEGKHLWDKFHEQGTEMIVTKAGRRMFPTFQVKVVGLDLAAEYLMIMDFVPLDDKRYRYAFHTSSWVVAGKADPISPPRISVHPDSPATGATWMKQTISFDKLKLTNNQLDDNGHIILNSMHRYQPRLHVCYYTRNGVKDEKDSQTHRTFVFPETSFTAVTAYQNQRVTQLKIVSNPFAKGFRDNETNEDSQERSAPAIGDRLKNERSSSYKKDGEMTSLTSGGAASSSPRTSCASSSSLSAPTTTASVLSLHQPPHQSSLHHLQHHLQHLHQPPGASGGSNGSAESQHHHLLHHHHQTSHHPHAQQQGHLHQHQQGVPSSGLLTGSGLTSLVPGHHSPLNSPASSSGGTSSLSPYGLSPHHHVNGTTPSGSTTGSNMLGQPYASDASGFGPIYHHHHHHHHHNPLGTSPAPYMGHPSFADKYKQLSGSPPPPPAAVPSTLTPPGAPTYTGHYQGFYATGTGMVATSHHHAMAHGARAIACRDRPEHAWYP; from the exons CTTGCCTCCAGAATGCCAACAAGGGCCAGTACAACCCGCTGGAGCAGGTCGAACAGCTCAGTATCAGCTGTGACAGCGAGTCCCAGAATGCCTCGCCATTGCAGAACGGTAACCACTGCCTGCAGGCCTCGGTCCAGGGTTCGGCGACCCTCAACGGACTGAACGGGCTCAATCTGGGCGTactgaacaacaacaacacgatcagcagcaacaaaaaccTGCTGGAATCGCGCAACCAGGCGAAGGGACAGCAACGAGCCTCCGGCGAGTCGAGATCCAGAGTGACCAGATCCAGGAGGACGGCTGTCGTAACCAGTAATGCTGCGGATGAGTGTTCGCCTGCGGAGGAAGATAACGATGAGCGGACAGGTACGGATCAGGATGAGTGCACCAGGACCGACGAAGAGGACGTCGGTGGAAGTGATGAAGataccggtggtggtggtggtggtggtgtcggtGGTGGTAGAAGAGAGTCAATCATACAAAATGGTAGCAACGGACATAGGACGTCCACGAAGCACTCGCTCGTGGCGCCCTCATCGGCGGCGCtcggaaacaacaacaagaaggGACAGCCCGAGGCGGATAAGCCTTATCATGCGTCGCTGGCATCGGCCGTGGTTACCCTCGAGGGCAAGCACTTGTGGGACAAGTTCCACGAGCAGGGCACGGAGATGATAGTCACCAAGGCGGGCCGCCGCATGTTTCCGACCTTTCAGGTGAAGGTGGTCGGACTGGACCTGGCGGCGGAGTACCTCATGATCATGGACTTTGTGCCGCTGGACGATAAGCGCTATCGATACGCGTTCCACAC CTCGAGCTGGGTCGTAGCTGGTAAAGCCGATCCCATCTCACCGCCGCGCATCAGCGTCCATCCCGACTCTCCGGCCACCGGCGCTACCTGGATGAAGCAGACAATTTCGTTCGATAAGCTCAAGCTCACCAACAACCAGCTAGACGATAACGGACAC ATCATCCTCAACTCGATGCATCGCTATCAACCACGGCTGCACGTCTGCTACTACACGCGTAACGGTGTTAAGGACGAAAAGGATAGCCAAACGCACCGGACGTTCGTCTTCCCGGAGACCTCCTTCACGGCCGTCACGGCCTACCAGAACCAGCGG GTTACGCAGCTCAAAATCGTCAGCAATCCGTTCGCCAAAGGCTTCCGGGATAATGAAACCAACGAAGA CTCCCAGGAGCGATCAGCACCGGCCATAGGCGATCGGTTGAAAAATGAGCGTAGTTCCAGCTACAAGA AGGATGGTGAAATGACTTCCCTGACATCGGGTGGCGCCGCTTCGTCATCACCCCGGACATCGTGCGCATCCTCGTCCTCGTTGAGCGCCCCCACTACCACCGCCTCCGTCTTGTCGCTGCACCAGCCCCCGCACCAGTCCTCGCTACACCACCTCCAGCACCACCTGCAGCATCTCCATCAGCCTCCGGGAGCCTCCGGGGGGAGCAATGGGTCGGCGGAaagccaacaccaccacctcctgcaccaccaccaccaaacgtCGCACCACCCTCACGCACAGCAGCAAGGGCATctgcaccaacaccagcaagGCGTGCCCTCCTCGGGGCTGCTGACCGGAAGTGGATTAACTTCACTCGTTCCGGGCCACCATTCGCCGCTCAACTCACCAGCGTCATCCTCCGGCGGCACCTCCTCGCTTTCTCCGTACGGTCTTTCCCCTCACCACCACGTCAACGGCACCACCCCCTCGGGTTCCACCACCGGAAGCAACATGCTCGGCCAACCGTACGCGTCGGATGCGAGTGGATTCGGTCCAatctaccaccaccatcaccatcaccaccaccacaacccgCTCGGGACGAGCCCCGCGCCCTACATGGGCCATC CCTCTTTCGCCGACaagtacaaacaactttccggatctcctcctcctcccccggCAGCTGTCCCGAGCACCCTCACCCCTCCCGGCGCCCCAACCTACACCGGCCACTACCAAGGATTCTACgccaccggaaccggaatGGTCGCCACAAGCCACCACCATGCCATGGCGCACGGAGCGAGGGCCATCGCTTGCCGCGACCGACCGGAACACGCCTGGTATCCGTAA
- the LOC131289515 gene encoding hexamerin-1.1-like, with translation MRTLAVFVLAATLALASAAFVPSSSQVKYAEKDFLHKQEDLLLLFRHLYEKDWNPQLVAYAKNFAFKDSAELYKHEPTAPFAKKLYAYYEHGLLPKGEVFSVYDEVHREQAIALFNVLYHAKDWETFYKVAAWARYHVNEGMFVYALTVAVTHRPDMAGYVLPAPYEISPYHFINTEVVQKAQQYKMQGYFGMKKVDGVYTVVIPSNYTGWYVHTNAEQKLSYFTEDVGLNTYYYYLHTDYPFWLGGEKFGLHKDRRGELYLFEHQQILARYYLERLSNELGHIPEFSYLEPIATGYYPDLQYYNGHSFPARDNYYHVDQEVNFRAIRQVVDYEKRLRDVIDQGFFVLPDGKTVNLSTPESVDVLGNLIQANPDSSEHRFYKYVAMFARIIMGAAIEPVDPHQAIPSVLEHYESAMRDPVFYQIYKRVVGYYYQFKNHLPAYTYEQLYFPGVKVEGVVVDKLQTFFDHFDVDITNAIDIEPEPYVEGKYTGFGEIEYKPDPVVIKASTVRLNHKPFTYNISLTAEKPGKSVVRVFLGPKYDEYGGLYTLNANRENFYELDYFVQELTAGKNVVTRSSVSFNGYVKDRTSFYELYRKVMAGYKGDEKFPLDMSEAHCGFPNRLMLPKGKKGGMPFQLFVVVSPFVEPKVPLFTGFDPVLSCGVGSGARYMDGYALGYPLDRPVDEKVFYTVPNVYFQDVVIYHKSQGDL, from the coding sequence ATGAGGACGCTAGCGGTGTTTGTTCTGGCGGCTACGTTGGCGCTCGCTTCGGCGGCGTTCGTGCCGAGCTCGAGCCAGGTGAAGTACGCCGAGAAGGATTTTCTACACAAGCAGGAggatctgctgctgctgttccgcCATCTGTACGAGAAGGACTGGAACCCGCAGCTGGTGGCGTACGCCAAGAACTTCGCCTTCAAGGATAGCGCCGAGCTGTACAAGCACGAACCGACCGCACCGTTTGCAAAGAAGCTGTACGCGTACTACGAGCATGGTCTGCTTCCCAAGGGTGAAGTGTTCTCCGTGTACGACGAGGTGCACCGTGAGCAGGCCATCGCCCTGTTCAACGTGCTGTACCACGCCAAGGATTGGGAGACGTTCTACAAGGTGGCCGCCTGGGCTCGTTACCACGTCAACGAGGGTATGTTCGTGTACGCCCTGACCGTGGCTGTTACGCACCGACCTGATATGGCTGGGTATGTACTTCCGGCACCGTACGAGATCAGCCCGTACCACTTCATCAACACCGAAGTCGTGCAGAAGGCGCAGCAGTACAAGATGCAGGGCTACTTCGGCATGAAGAAGGTTGATGGCGTGTACACCGTCGTCATCCCGAGCAACTACACCGGGTGGTATGTGCATACCAACGCCGAGCAGAAGCTCTCTTACTTCACCGAGGATGTCGGACTGAACACCTACTACTACTACCTTCACACCGACTATCCGTTCTGGCTTGGAGGAGAGAAGTTTGGCCTACACAAGGACCGTCGCGGTGAGCTGTATCTGTTCGAGCACCAGCAGATCCTGGCCCGTTACTACCTGGAGCGCTTGTCGAACGAACTTGGCCACATTCCGGAGTTCTCGTATTTGGAACCGATCGCCACCGGTTACTACCCAGATCTGCAGTACTACAATGGACACAGCTTCCCGGCCCGTGACAACTACTACCATGTTGATCAGGAGGTGAACTTCCGTGCGATCCGTCAGGTTGTGGACTACGAGAAGCGTCTGCGTGACGTTATCGACCAGGGCTTCTTCGTACTGCCCGATGGCAAGACGGTGAACCTGAGCACTCCCGAGTCGGTTGATGTCCTCGGCAACCTGATCCAGGCGAACCCGGACAGCAGTGAGCACCGTTTCTACAAGTATGTCGCCATGTTTGCCCGCATCATCATGGGTGCGGCCATTGAGCCGGTGGATCCCCATCAGGCCATCCCGAGCGTACTCGAGCACTACGAATCGGCCATGCGTGATCCGGTGTTCTACCAGATCTACAAGCGCGTCGTAGGCTACTACTACCAGTTCAAGAACCACCTGCCAGCGTACACCTACGAGCAGCTGTACTTCCCGGGCGTGAAAGTCGAGGGTGTCGTTGTGGACAAACTGCAGACCTTCTTCGATCACTTCGACGTGGACATCACCAACGCCATCGACATCGAGCCGGAGCCGTACGTGGAAGGCAAGTACACCGGATTCGGCGAGATCGAGTATAAACCGGACCCGGTGGTCATCAAGGCGAGCACCGTGCGTCTCAACCACAAGCCGTTCACCTACAATATCAGTCTGACCGCGGAGAAGCCTGGTAAGTCGGTGGTTCGTGTGTTCCTTGGCCCCAAGTACGACGAGTACGGTGGACTCTACACGCTCAACGCTAACCGCGAGAACTTCTACGAGCTGGACTACTTCGTGCAGGAGTTGACCGCTGGCAAGAATGTGGTCACGCGTAGCTCGGTCAGCTTCAACGGCTACGTCAAGGATCGCACCAGCTTCTACGAGCTGTACCGCAAGGTGATGGCCGGCTACAAGGGTGACGAGAAGTTCCCGCTCGACATGTCCGAGGCGCACTGTGGCTTCCCGAACCGCCTGATGTTGCCCAAGGGCAAGAAGGGTGGCATGCCGTTCCAGCTGTTCGTGGTCGTGTCGCCGTTCGTCGAACCCAAGGTGCCACTGTTCACCGGTTTCGATCCGGTGCTGTCGTGTGGCGTTGGATCCGGCGCCCGCTATATGGACGGCTACGCCCTCGGATACCCACTGGATCGTCCGGTCGACGAGAAGGTGTTCTACACCGTGCCGAACGTGTACTTCCAGGATGTCGTCATCTACCACAAGTCGCAGGGTGACCTGTAA